One part of the Bacteroidota bacterium genome encodes these proteins:
- a CDS encoding Rrf2 family transcriptional regulator → MLSKKFAYALRGLTFIALHGSMEKKISLQELSDGIDVPHFFLGKIMQELVRNEIVSSVKGPGGGFWIADTAMNRSAFEILKMIDPKVIASNCLMGKKNCDHERPCPLHAEYVTCRNTLFNSLKETSLFDLAGKVEAGELFLDEKK, encoded by the coding sequence ATGTTATCCAAAAAATTTGCTTACGCATTGAGGGGGTTGACATTTATAGCACTTCATGGTTCAATGGAAAAGAAAATCAGTTTGCAAGAGTTATCAGATGGAATCGATGTGCCTCATTTTTTTCTGGGGAAGATCATGCAGGAGTTGGTACGAAATGAAATCGTAAGTTCGGTGAAAGGTCCGGGTGGAGGGTTTTGGATTGCGGATACAGCGATGAACAGGTCGGCGTTTGAAATTCTAAAGATGATAGATCCTAAGGTGATTGCCAGTAATTGTTTGATGGGAAAGAAAAATTGTGATCATGAACGACCTTGCCCTTTGCATGCGGAATACGTTACTTGTCGGAATACTTTGTTTAATTCCTTAAAGGAGACATCCTTGTTTGACCTGGCAGGGAAAGTGGAAGCAGGAGAATTGTTTTTAGACGAGAAAAAATAA